The Gemmatimonas aurantiaca T-27 DNA segment GTTGCCATGCCAGCTCGACTCCGCGAATCTCGCCATCTTGCGCGTTCACCGGTGTCGTGGTTTCGCCACCGAGTTCGTTGTCGAGCGTTTGTGAGAACACCGGATTGGTGAGCTGCTTGAAAAACACGCCCGCCGAAATCACACCGACACGCTGGTCATAACGTTCGATCATGAGATCGTAGTTCCGCGCCAGCATCGGCTTGAGCTGCGGATTGCCCGTCTCCACGTCCTCCCCATCCACAATACGATATGGGACCAGGTCGAAAAAGTTCGGGCGGAAAATCGTCTGGGTATACGCGGCTCGCACATTGGTCTGGTCGGCAATGCGGTAACGCAGGTGCGCCATCGGAAAGAGATTCGTGTAGTTGTTCTTCGCCGACATCGGTGACAGCGTCTCCTCTTCGGCGTCGAACACATTGCCGTCCGACTCGAGCTGCGTCTGCTCAACACGCACGCCCGGCAGGAACAGCAGGCGAGGCGTGAGATTCAGCTCGGCGGACACATAGCCGGCCAGTACCCGCTCGCGCAGATCGAAGGCTTCGCTCTGGGCTTCCAGGTCGGCTTCTGGCGACGACAGCATGGAGTGAAAGCGCGTCGTGAAATCGGACACGTCGGACGCGCTCGTGCGGAACGGCATGGCATAGCGACCGGCCGAGAAGGCAGCGTTGTCGAAACGGCTGCCGATGTCGCGACCCAGCACGAGATCACCATCTTCGAGTTCCGTGGCGAAGGCATCCAGCACCTGATCCTTATGCCGATCTCGCGCCTTCGCCCCGACACGCAGGCGACCTGTGGTGCTCGTGCCCAGGCGCAGTGGGAACGACAGGTTGAACGCACCCACCAGGTCCCGGTTGCGTGTGAGCGACGAACCATACTCCATCTCGTCGAACGCGTAGGTGCCAGCCAGCGCCGCGGCGGAGGGATTGGGCTGCGGACGGTTCACATCGGCACGCGATGGCGAGAACGCCACGTCCTCCTGCAAAAAGCCGAATTCCCTATCGAACGGCGTGTCTTCCTGTGATCGCGTGGCTCCGGCGCGATAATCGAGTTGAATGCCACGCGGCAACTGATGCTCCGCGCCGGCCAGCACATTCAACGTACTGATCTTTTCCAGGCGATTCTTGTGCAGGTACGCCAGTTCGCCGTCTTCGATAAGATGCGCCTGCACGCGTCGCTGTTCCTGGTCCTGCAGTTCGGACCACAACCCGTTCACATAGAAGGTCGTGCGCGCATTCGGACGGAAGTCGAGCGAGGCGGTGGACCCGGTGCGCTGTCGCCAGAGTGAATAGTGCCGCACTTCGAGCTCGTTGAGCGCATCGTCGTCATAGTCTGGCTCCACACCATCCGACCCGAAGTTGCGGCGTCCGTACGAACCCGACAGCAGCCAACCGAAACGCCCGTCGGCACTGCGATCGCCATAGGTTACGGCGCCTAGCCCCGATCCCTGTTCGCGAATGGCCGCGTAACCGCCAGAGAGCTCTGCCGTCACGGTGCGACCAATTCCGGGACGCTTCGTGATGAGATTCACCGAACCACCCACCGCATCGGCGTCCATGTCCGGCGTGATAGCTTTCGACACCTCGACAGCGGCCAATACCCCCAC contains these protein-coding regions:
- a CDS encoding TonB-dependent receptor; amino-acid sequence: MVVGPTWAWSGRAVVRRVVEACAQAFTQTLTLLALAALLLAVAAPTLLSAQGTGRVAGVVRGSESKVPLPGAQVTLVGSTLTVTTNNEGRFVLAPVVAGELRVRISYLGRTPRTITVSVTTGGTTTLTADLESVVLSAVTVRASGQAEALSRQQNAANIKNVVAADQMGRFPDASAPEAVQRLPGVALQRDQGEGRYVQLRGSSAATTQVTVNGEQIGSPEASSRQIALDAVPVGVLAAVEVSKAITPDMDADAVGGSVNLITKRPGIGRTVTAELSGGYAAIREQGSGLGAVTYGDRSADGRFGWLLSGSYGRRNFGSDGVEPDYDDDALNELEVRHYSLWRQRTGSTASLDFRPNARTTFYVNGLWSELQDQEQRRVQAHLIEDGELAYLHKNRLEKISTLNVLAGAEHQLPRGIQLDYRAGATRSQEDTPFDREFGFLQEDVAFSPSRADVNRPQPNPSAAALAGTYAFDEMEYGSSLTRNRDLVGAFNLSFPLRLGTSTTGRLRVGAKARDRHKDQVLDAFATELEDGDLVLGRDIGSRFDNAAFSAGRYAMPFRTSASDVSDFTTRFHSMLSSPEADLEAQSEAFDLRERVLAGYVSAELNLTPRLLFLPGVRVEQTQLESDGNVFDAEEETLSPMSAKNNYTNLFPMAHLRYRIADQTNVRAAYTQTIFRPNFFDLVPYRIVDGEDVETGNPQLKPMLARNYDLMIERYDQRVGVISAGVFFKQLTNPVFSQTLDNELGGETTTPVNAQDGEIRGVELAWQQRFTSLPGVLSGLGLYSNFTYTDSRATQPNGRVTRLAGQSSRAYNIAVSYEKYGFSGQVSLNHVGDFIDELGEEEGDDLFANSRSQLDLSMSYFFTSSTQVYAEAINLTNAPYRTFQGAPDRMRQREFYRPSLQLGLRFRP